Genomic DNA from Pseudomonadota bacterium:
GGTCATCGCTGCCCGACGGCAGTCTGGAGTCGCTGCCGCTGCCGCATCTCTCGCGCATACAACCCTACGTCCCGGGCAAGCCGCTCGAAGAGCTATCGCGTGAGCGAGGCATAACGCACCCGATCAAGCTGGCGTCCAACGAGAGCCCGATGGGACCCTCGCCCAAGGTAATCGAAGCCATCGAGCGGGCGGCGCGCGACTGCCATCGCTACCCCGATGGCGACGCCTTCAAGCTGCGTCGAGCCCTGGCCGGCCATCATGACGTGGAGCCCGGCGAGATCAGCTTTGGAAACGGATCCAACGAATTGGTGGACCTGCTGTGTCGGACCTTTGTCAGCACCTATCATCACGCGGTGATCCCCAAGCCCAGTTTCGTGGCCTACGACCTTTCCCTGCGAATAGGTAACGTGCCCACGACCGCAGTAGCGTTGCGCGACAACCACTACTGGAATCTCGAGGCGATGCGTGCGGCCATACGGCCCAAGACCCGGTTGTGCTTCATCGCCAACCCCAATAATCCGACCGGAACCTACGTGGGACACGAGGAGCTGGAGCGTTTCGTGTGCGAGCTGCCGGATCATGTGATTCCAGTGATCGACGAGGCGTACGTAGAGTTCGCTGATGCCCCGGACTACAAGAGCGCGCTGGACATGAGGGGGATTTGCCCCCGGCTTGTCGTCCTGCGCACGTTCTCCAAGGCGTACGGCCTCGCCGGCTTGAGGATCGGCTACGCCATCGTGCCCAGACCGTTCAACGAACAAATCAACAGGGTGCGCATGCCGTTCAATGTCAGCTCGATGGCGCAGGCTGCGGCGCTGGCGGCACTTGGGGACCCTGAGCACGTGCAGCAGTACGTGGAGCTCAACAACCACGAGCGGGGGCGTCTAGGCGCGGGCTTGGAGGAGCTCGGTTTGAGGGTGATTCCAAGCCAAGCCAATTTCCTCTGCGTCGAACTGGGCCGGCCGGCGAAGCCGATCTACGAACGGCTCTTGGACCTGGGCGTGATCGTGCGACCGCTGGGTGCGATCCTGCCCGAGGCCTTGCGCATCAGCGTTGGGCTGCCCGAGGAGAACGAGCAACTCTTGCGTACCATGTCCGAGGCTCTGGGCGATGCCTAGGCCCAGGTCTAGCGCTCCGGCCGGCATGGCTGCTCTTCGATGGACCTGCGCCTGCTCGTTTCTCGCTGCCTCTATGGGCACGCTGGCCTGCGGAGGAGGGCAGTCCGCAGCTCCCAGGCCGGCTCGGCCGACCCAGCAAGACGGGGCAGCGCCGCTGCGAGCCCCAGACCGCCTTGCGGACCTGATGCCTGCTCGCTGCAGCGGCATCCTGCGCGTGCGCCCGAACCAGGTGACCTCTTCCGCGCTCTACCTCGAAGCACGCCGGGACTTTTTCGCTCGGACCGAAGCGTCCGAACAGGAGCTTCAGCAGCTCCGAGGGGCGCTGGAGGAGCTGGTTGGGCCGGCCGAGGAAGTGGTCGCGTGTTTGCGCCACACACGATCCCAATGGAGGTCGGATGGTCTTGTCGCCATGCGCGGGGCCTACGAGGCGGGCGCGCTCGCGAGGACCCTCAGCTTGGCTACGAGGCTGTGGCATCCGTCCCCAGGAGCCCCGCCTCCCCGGGTCGCAAAGGCGGTCGCGCGTGAGGAGGTAGGGGGTCGAGCGCTCTTGAACAACGGTACGCTCTGTCTCCTCGACCTCGGAGGGGGAACGCTTCTCATCGGGTCCGAGGCCACGCTGCGCCGAGTCGTGACCGGGATCCGGCGCGGCTCCAGTGGGTTCACTGCAACGCCGCTCTTTCGACGCCTGGCCCCGCGCGTGGATTTCGGGGGTGCCGACCTCGCGCTGGTGCGCCGTCCTTTTGGCGCGCTCGAGCAGCACCGGGGTCGTGGGGCTGTCTCTCCGGGGTTCGGCCCCGAAACGGGCCGGCTGTTTGGCACCCTCGCGGCGTCGAACCTGGCGCTCCAGGCTGGGATCCGGCAGGGCTTGGTGGTAACGGTCCTGGCTGAGCCACCGCAGGCAGGACAGGCGCAAGAGCTGGTAGTGGGCGCGCAGCGGCTTGTTGACCAGGGCGGGCTCGCGTTACGTCTTGCCGGGCTTGGCGCCCTGGTACAAGGTGCAGACTTCGAGCTGAACGGGCCGCTCGCCCAGTTCAGGCTGCGTCTAAGCGAAGCCGACTCGCTGGACCTGCTGGATCGTTTGGGGCTGGTGCTTGCGGGGATGCAGGGTTCGATTTTGTAGTGGTGGCCATGCGCACGGACTCCGCTGACAGCGCAGCCCGGCAGCCGGTCATCGCCATCGATGGGCCCGCCGGTGCGGGCAAGAGCACGGTGGCCATGTCGTTGGCCGCTCGGCTGGGCTTCACCCTGCTGGACACGGGGGCGCTGTATCGCGCCGTCGCCCTTGCAGCACGTGAAGCCGGACTCTCTTGGGACGACGCCGAGGGCGTCGGGGCGCTCGCGGCCAAGCTCGATCTTGGTTTCAGCGCGGGTTCCGGTGCCGAGGCTCCGCGGATCATGCTCGGTGGTAGGGACCGCTCGCGGGATATCCGCAGTCCGGGAATCTCCCGCGGTGCGAGCGATGTCTCCAGGCATCCCAGCGTCCGCCGCGCCCTGCTGAGGGTGCAGCAAAGCCTCGGTGAGCTTGGGGGGCTTGTCGCGGAGGGTCGTGATACCGGAACCGTCGTGTTCCCACGTGCGGAGGTGAAGGTGTTTCTGACAGCCGACGTCGCCACGCGGGCTCACCGGCGCCAACGGGAGCTCGAGAGCAAGGGCATCGAAGCGGACCCGGCGCACACCCGCGCCGAAATAGAAACCCGCGACAGGCAGGATAGCACCCGGCCCATCGCGCCCCTGGTGCCGGCCGACGATGCGATCGTGGTAGATACAACTGGACGCACGGTGGAGGAGGTGGTGACCGAGCTCGAGGCGCTGGTGGCAGCGAAAACCTTGCTGCGGCCCTGAGGCTGTGGGAGGCTGCGCGGATGAGCCCTCCGGCTTCAGGTCAGCGTGGCATTGACAGCGCTTTGGCGCGTTGCTACGTAGCGCGCATTTTTCGCAGGCTGCAGAGTCTTTGCAGGCTGCAGAGCGTAACTGCAGAGCGTAACTGCAGAGCTGGTGGCGTCGCGAGGCGTCGCGCTTTGATGCAATCTCTCCTAGAGCATGACCGGCCTCATGCACACGCTTGCGCGTTGGTGCCGCTGGTCACTTGCACTCGCACAGTCTGGAGAAATCGCAGAAAGGGTTTTTCGATCGCATGACGGAGATAGAGCAGGCATCCGCCCAGGCGGAGACATTCGCGAGCCTCTTTGAAGCCTCGGTGGCGCAGGCTGACGCGCTGCGCGAAGGCGAGATCGTGAGCGGGACCGTCA
This window encodes:
- the hisC gene encoding histidinol-phosphate transaminase, producing MSWSSLPDGSLESLPLPHLSRIQPYVPGKPLEELSRERGITHPIKLASNESPMGPSPKVIEAIERAARDCHRYPDGDAFKLRRALAGHHDVEPGEISFGNGSNELVDLLCRTFVSTYHHAVIPKPSFVAYDLSLRIGNVPTTAVALRDNHYWNLEAMRAAIRPKTRLCFIANPNNPTGTYVGHEELERFVCELPDHVIPVIDEAYVEFADAPDYKSALDMRGICPRLVVLRTFSKAYGLAGLRIGYAIVPRPFNEQINRVRMPFNVSSMAQAAALAALGDPEHVQQYVELNNHERGRLGAGLEELGLRVIPSQANFLCVELGRPAKPIYERLLDLGVIVRPLGAILPEALRISVGLPEENEQLLRTMSEALGDA
- the cmk gene encoding (d)CMP kinase; its protein translation is MRTDSADSAARQPVIAIDGPAGAGKSTVAMSLAARLGFTLLDTGALYRAVALAAREAGLSWDDAEGVGALAAKLDLGFSAGSGAEAPRIMLGGRDRSRDIRSPGISRGASDVSRHPSVRRALLRVQQSLGELGGLVAEGRDTGTVVFPRAEVKVFLTADVATRAHRRQRELESKGIEADPAHTRAEIETRDRQDSTRPIAPLVPADDAIVVDTTGRTVEEVVTELEALVAAKTLLRP